A region of Chitinophaga horti DNA encodes the following proteins:
- a CDS encoding sodium:solute symporter: MSITDWIVLSATLIIIICYGVWKSRGQQNMDDYFMGSRSMPWYIVLLSIMGTQASAVTFISAPGQAYMDGMRFVQYYFGLPLAMVVICVAFVPIFRKLNVYTAYEYLEQRFDLKTRTITSVLFLIQRGLSTGISICAPSIILSSLLGWNIYWTNLFMGGLLIIYTMAGGTKAVSYTQTLQLAIIFAGMFLAGWMVIHLLPSDIGFTDALKVSGKMGKLNVIVTDFSFKDRYNIWSGVIGGFFLALSYFGTDQSQVGRYLTARTESESKIGLLMNGLVKVPMQFLILLLGALVFVFYLYFKSPIFFNEAQLRKVRQTEQGAALQALEQQYATLGEQKTQQVRALSAALKSGEQTAITEKQAALAQTDAAAGEVREQALDVIKKADPTADTNDTNYVFLHFVVNSLPKGLVGLLIAIIFLASWGSIAAALNSLASTTVIDIYKRMMNPNGTEAQYLKVSRLWTLVWGMFSIMVAQFATGLGSLIEAVNILGSLFYGTILGIFLVAFWIKRVKGDAAFAAALVAEVIVIAVYRWDVVSFLWLNVVGCSLVCGLAYLFQVLIYDKKTAIR, encoded by the coding sequence ATGAGCATTACGGACTGGATAGTATTGTCCGCCACGTTAATCATTATCATATGCTATGGCGTATGGAAAAGCCGCGGCCAGCAGAATATGGACGACTATTTCATGGGCAGCCGCAGCATGCCCTGGTACATCGTGCTGCTGTCTATCATGGGCACCCAGGCCAGCGCGGTGACGTTCATTTCCGCACCCGGACAGGCTTATATGGACGGTATGCGTTTCGTGCAATACTACTTTGGCCTTCCGCTGGCCATGGTCGTGATCTGTGTGGCCTTCGTACCCATCTTCCGTAAGTTGAACGTATACACCGCGTACGAGTACCTCGAACAACGGTTCGATCTGAAGACGCGTACGATCACCTCCGTATTGTTTCTTATCCAACGCGGCCTGTCTACCGGCATCAGCATCTGCGCCCCCTCGATCATTCTGTCGTCGCTGCTCGGCTGGAACATTTACTGGACCAACCTTTTTATGGGCGGACTGCTTATCATCTATACCATGGCGGGCGGTACCAAAGCCGTATCGTACACCCAAACCCTGCAACTCGCCATCATCTTCGCCGGTATGTTCCTGGCAGGCTGGATGGTGATACACCTGTTGCCTTCGGACATCGGATTTACCGACGCACTGAAGGTATCGGGTAAAATGGGTAAACTCAACGTAATCGTTACCGACTTTAGCTTTAAAGACCGTTATAACATATGGAGTGGGGTGATAGGAGGGTTCTTCCTCGCATTATCCTACTTCGGCACCGATCAGTCGCAGGTTGGCCGTTACCTGACCGCTCGCACCGAGTCGGAAAGTAAAATAGGCCTGCTGATGAACGGCCTGGTTAAAGTGCCTATGCAGTTCCTGATCCTGCTGCTTGGCGCTTTGGTATTCGTGTTCTACCTCTACTTCAAATCGCCCATCTTCTTTAACGAAGCCCAGCTGCGTAAAGTGCGGCAAACCGAACAGGGAGCGGCGTTACAGGCGCTTGAACAGCAATACGCGACACTCGGTGAGCAAAAAACACAGCAGGTACGGGCTTTGTCTGCCGCATTAAAGAGCGGTGAACAGACCGCGATTACGGAAAAGCAGGCAGCACTGGCACAAACCGATGCTGCAGCAGGCGAAGTACGCGAACAGGCATTGGACGTGATCAAGAAAGCAGATCCTACGGCCGATACGAACGACACGAATTACGTGTTTCTCCATTTCGTGGTGAACAGTTTACCCAAAGGGCTGGTAGGGCTATTGATCGCGATCATCTTCCTCGCTTCGTGGGGCAGTATTGCAGCGGCGCTCAACTCGCTGGCGTCCACCACGGTGATCGATATTTATAAACGCATGATGAACCCCAACGGCACCGAGGCGCAGTACCTGAAAGTATCGCGTTTGTGGACGCTCGTATGGGGTATGTTCAGTATTATGGTGGCGCAGTTTGCTACCGGGTTGGGTAGCCTCATCGAAGCGGTGAACATCCTGGGCTCCCTGTTTTACGGCACCATTCTTGGCATTTTCCTCGTGGCCTTCTGGATCAAACGTGTAAAAGGCGACGCGGCCTTTGCGGCGGCGCTGGTGGCAGAAGTAATTGTGATCGCCGTGTACCGCTGGGACGTCGTGTCGTTCCTGTGGCTGAACGTGGTGGGGTGCTCGCTCGTGTGCGGACTGGCTTACCTTTTCCAGGTGCTGATATACGATAAAAAAACAGCTATCCGGTAA
- a CDS encoding PIG-L family deacetylase, translated as MKAQSSAPASAADIRLQMGKLNTLGSVLYFAAHPDDENTRLIAYLAKERLYRTGYLSLTRGDGGQNLIGNEQAELLGLIRTQELLAARRTDGGEQFFTRANDFGFSKNPEETFNIWDKQKILGDAVWVIRNFQPDVIVCRFPADSRAGHGHHTASAMIAAEAFDAAADPKQFPEQLKYVKTWQTKRLLWNGFNNQGENDLRLDVGSYNYLLGRGYGEIAAESRSQHKSQGFGVAATRGTSNETFQHIKGDIAKEDLFDGVNTSWSRVPGGEDIARQVGIIINAFNVSNPAASVPALLQVRKAIQALPEGYWKSQKLKETEQLILNCAGIWIEAYSSSAEATPGQQLKTTVQLINRSKTQVQLNSISFNGQNETINEPLTYNNLVTRSGNVNLTDTTHVTQPYWLEKPHPIGLYAIATQQLVGNPGNPNPLSALITLNVGGQEMKVNRPFVYKYTDPVKGEVFRPLVIAPPVIATLASPVYIYTKAEAHNIPVKVKSMKAGVSGQVKLKLPAGFRAEPASRPFTLTNAGDETEVMFSVSPVKMNGHDVADTLAVAVEYNGKTYTQSMLQIEYDHIPAITLFPEAQARLVSVNLKYNGRKLGYIPGAGDKVAESLRQVGYDVTILGEKEIMSGNLEQYNAIITGVRAYNTQDRLRYWQDNLMNYVKNGGTLLVQYNTNGQLVTPNLGPYPFSLSRDRVTDEHAKITFVDPANPLLHYPNEIGQQDFEGWVQERGLYFTGNADAKYQSLFRMADPKERDLEGSTIVANYGKGRYVYTSLAFFRQLPAGVPGAYRLFVNLISDQPNKSK; from the coding sequence GTGAAAGCACAATCCTCCGCACCGGCCAGCGCGGCAGACATCCGTTTGCAGATGGGTAAACTCAATACCCTCGGCAGCGTGCTGTACTTCGCCGCCCACCCGGACGATGAAAATACCCGCCTGATCGCGTATCTCGCCAAAGAGCGATTATACCGTACCGGCTACCTGTCACTCACCCGTGGCGATGGCGGACAAAACCTGATTGGTAATGAGCAGGCCGAATTACTGGGCCTCATCCGCACCCAGGAGTTACTGGCAGCCCGCCGCACCGACGGGGGCGAGCAGTTCTTTACCCGCGCCAACGACTTCGGCTTCTCTAAAAACCCGGAAGAAACCTTCAACATCTGGGATAAACAAAAGATATTAGGCGACGCCGTGTGGGTGATCCGCAACTTTCAGCCAGACGTGATCGTTTGCCGTTTCCCGGCAGATAGCCGCGCGGGCCACGGTCATCACACCGCCTCCGCCATGATCGCTGCAGAAGCCTTTGACGCCGCTGCCGACCCGAAGCAATTTCCCGAACAGCTGAAATACGTAAAAACCTGGCAAACGAAGCGCCTCCTATGGAACGGCTTCAACAACCAGGGCGAGAACGACCTGCGCCTGGATGTAGGCAGCTACAACTACCTGCTGGGCCGCGGTTACGGCGAGATCGCCGCAGAAAGCCGCTCGCAGCACAAGAGCCAGGGTTTCGGCGTAGCGGCTACCCGTGGCACGTCCAACGAAACATTTCAGCACATTAAAGGCGACATCGCCAAAGAAGACCTGTTCGACGGTGTTAACACCAGCTGGAGCAGGGTGCCCGGCGGCGAAGATATTGCCCGCCAGGTAGGCATCATCATCAATGCCTTTAACGTAAGTAACCCGGCAGCCTCTGTGCCAGCCTTGTTACAGGTGCGCAAAGCCATACAGGCATTGCCCGAGGGGTACTGGAAATCGCAGAAACTGAAAGAAACTGAGCAGCTGATCCTGAATTGCGCCGGTATCTGGATAGAAGCATACAGCAGCAGCGCCGAAGCCACACCGGGCCAGCAGTTGAAAACGACGGTACAGCTGATCAACCGCAGCAAAACGCAAGTACAGCTGAACAGCATCAGCTTTAACGGTCAGAACGAAACGATCAATGAACCGTTAACCTACAACAACCTGGTAACGCGCAGTGGCAACGTCAACCTTACCGACACCACGCACGTTACGCAACCTTACTGGCTCGAAAAGCCACACCCGATCGGCCTTTACGCGATTGCTACGCAACAGCTGGTGGGCAATCCGGGCAACCCGAATCCGTTAAGCGCATTGATCACGCTCAACGTCGGAGGACAAGAGATGAAGGTGAACAGGCCGTTCGTCTACAAATATACCGACCCGGTGAAAGGAGAGGTGTTTCGTCCGCTGGTGATCGCACCGCCGGTGATTGCCACCCTTGCCAGCCCTGTGTACATCTATACGAAAGCGGAAGCGCACAACATTCCTGTAAAAGTAAAAAGCATGAAAGCCGGTGTAAGCGGCCAGGTGAAACTGAAACTCCCGGCAGGCTTCCGTGCGGAGCCGGCCAGCAGGCCTTTTACACTGACCAATGCAGGCGACGAGACCGAAGTAATGTTCAGTGTATCGCCCGTGAAGATGAATGGTCACGATGTGGCAGATACATTAGCCGTAGCAGTAGAATATAACGGCAAAACCTATACGCAAAGCATGTTGCAGATCGAATACGATCATATTCCGGCCATCACCCTGTTCCCGGAAGCGCAGGCAAGGTTGGTTTCCGTAAACCTGAAATACAACGGCCGTAAGCTGGGTTACATTCCCGGGGCGGGTGATAAGGTGGCGGAATCTTTGCGCCAGGTAGGGTACGACGTGACTATTCTCGGTGAGAAAGAGATCATGAGCGGTAACCTGGAGCAGTACAACGCCATCATTACCGGTGTGAGGGCGTACAACACCCAGGACAGACTGCGCTACTGGCAGGATAACCTGATGAACTACGTGAAAAACGGCGGCACACTGCTCGTACAATACAACACCAACGGCCAGCTGGTTACCCCTAACCTCGGGCCTTACCCTTTCAGCCTTTCCCGCGATCGTGTAACAGACGAACACGCGAAGATCACTTTTGTTGATCCCGCTAACCCGCTGTTGCACTACCCGAACGAAATCGGTCAGCAGGACTTTGAAGGATGGGTGCAGGAACGCGGCCTGTATTTCACAGGCAATGCCGACGCTAAGTACCAGTCGCTGTTCCGCATGGCCGATCCAAAAGAGCGCGACCTCGAAGGCTCGACGATCGTGGCTAATTATGGCAAAGGACGTTATGTATATACCAGCCTGGCATTCTTCCGGCAGTTGCCTGCAGGCGTGCCCGGTGCGTACAGGCTTTTTGTGAACCTGATATCGGATCAACCTAATAAAAGCAAATAA
- a CDS encoding DMT family protein, with the protein MRTVILLLVSNVFMTFAWYGHLKHNNTALWKAILVSWGIAFFEYCFQVPANRYGFLDGINSFQLKMIQEVITLTVFCIFAVLYLKESLRWNYLIAFGLLLGAVYFMFKKMIMRVLQRLAGLALLAVALPTLAQDTTATRTDNPLQTTLDRHVDSLARAYFRQPNVVGGVSIGVVRNGRHFIYNYGEVKKGLGQLPDSNTVYEIGSLSKTFTATLFALAVNEKKMRINDPVNKYLPDSIPLLQYRDTVVTLLHLVNHTSGLPRLPSNIFQTADVTNPYAKYSTDLLFAFLKNYQLIRAAGTKYEYSNLAPGLMSTILGRQAGKPFAQLLQEKITRPLRMNSTAVTLTPAMAARFASGYDAEGRATEPWTFGEIAGLGGIRSTVSDIVRFVEANIGDAPPALKKAMTLCRTETFNDPQAIVGLAWHIGVPSGHRFYHHNGGTGGFASYTAFDPVEKIGVTVLCNRAQQNNIGQQLMKWMYGL; encoded by the coding sequence ATGCGTACAGTGATACTGCTGTTGGTTTCCAACGTATTTATGACCTTTGCCTGGTATGGGCACCTCAAACATAACAACACCGCCTTGTGGAAGGCCATCCTGGTAAGTTGGGGAATTGCTTTCTTCGAGTACTGCTTCCAGGTGCCGGCTAACCGCTATGGCTTCCTGGACGGGATTAACAGCTTTCAATTGAAAATGATCCAGGAAGTGATCACCCTTACCGTTTTCTGTATTTTTGCCGTACTTTACCTCAAAGAGTCCCTTCGCTGGAACTACCTGATCGCTTTCGGGCTGCTGCTGGGGGCCGTTTACTTCATGTTTAAAAAAATGATCATGCGCGTGCTTCAACGCCTGGCCGGCCTTGCATTGCTGGCGGTGGCTCTGCCAACTTTAGCCCAGGACACTACTGCTACCCGTACCGATAACCCTTTACAAACCACGCTCGATCGCCATGTGGACAGTCTGGCCCGTGCCTACTTTCGTCAGCCGAACGTGGTGGGTGGCGTGTCTATCGGGGTGGTGCGGAACGGGCGGCATTTTATCTATAACTATGGCGAAGTTAAAAAAGGACTCGGCCAGCTGCCGGACAGTAATACCGTTTATGAAATCGGGTCGCTCTCCAAAACCTTTACTGCCACCTTATTTGCCCTGGCGGTGAATGAGAAAAAGATGCGCATCAACGATCCGGTAAACAAGTACCTGCCGGACAGTATTCCTTTGCTGCAATACCGCGATACGGTCGTAACCCTGCTGCACCTGGTGAACCATACGTCCGGGCTGCCGCGGTTACCTTCGAATATTTTCCAGACCGCCGACGTCACCAATCCCTACGCGAAATATAGCACCGACCTGTTATTTGCCTTCCTGAAAAACTATCAGCTTATAAGGGCAGCGGGTACGAAATACGAGTACTCCAACCTGGCCCCGGGGCTGATGAGCACTATTTTGGGAAGACAGGCGGGCAAGCCTTTTGCGCAGCTGTTGCAGGAAAAGATCACCCGGCCATTACGGATGAACAGCACGGCGGTGACGCTTACCCCGGCTATGGCCGCCCGTTTTGCCAGCGGCTACGACGCAGAAGGCCGGGCCACAGAACCCTGGACCTTCGGGGAGATCGCCGGCCTGGGCGGCATCCGCTCGACCGTAAGCGACATTGTGCGGTTCGTAGAAGCCAATATCGGCGACGCGCCGCCTGCGTTGAAGAAGGCCATGACCCTTTGCCGTACAGAGACCTTTAACGATCCGCAGGCGATCGTGGGGCTGGCATGGCACATTGGTGTTCCGTCCGGTCACAGGTTTTATCACCATAACGGGGGTACCGGTGGCTTTGCCTCTTACACGGCCTTCGACCCGGTGGAGAAGATCGGTGTGACGGTGCTGTGTAACCGCGCGCAGCAGAATAATATCGGGCAGCAGCTGATGAAGTGGATGTATGGATTGTAA
- a CDS encoding SusC/RagA family TonB-linked outer membrane protein: protein MDRTSTQWVKRFISCTIPLSLLAPAMVQQAKAVVPVHIVFYEDLVKGKVTDEKGQPLPGVTVKLKQNSKAVQTDGEGNFSIAVQPGEQVLIFSFIGFKTQEITVTSGREANVTLETDATHLSDVTVFGYYAKEKRGVTQAAAKMNASQLQVPVNNFDLLMSGRMAGVQVIAGSGLVGEAPAVRVRGASSISATSSSYPLVVIDGVPVNAGNTSALITYNPLNGLSAINPADIESIQVLKDAAAAALYGSRGAAGVILVTTKRGRPGASNITYHGDLGLVQPGNQVDVLNAAQYNMTINGIRANAGLTPLAAYGKNDDGSDRVVDTDWQDVLYRDGVVQQHQLSFSGGAEKYDYYGSGTYYNYDSYLRNNSLQRATGRLNASAQVKEWLRAGLNMQFARSYQSGISRVGGTHVNAIPRSFFTYFPNVWLHNADGSYYHGRGGNAAPLGTSIYPNPLATLEQNFEFQEVRKFLGNMYLEAKPVDGLTLRSQFNTDLTNSTENHFWHPKTPDGTAFNGLNNNGFGTYNTWSWYTTAQYERYFGDHHASLLAGMEFTRRKARAIRPFGYGIKDGTFQYLSQENYTTFGADGRFDYNDGLASYFAALNYDFRDKYFVTANMRLDYNSAFIGRNQRGLFPALSAGWRLTEEGFLENNRVLSELKLRGSYGVTGNSNIGYFPAAAMYQYANYADSSVLTISTPGNAALRWEKSRQLDFGAEASLWDGALNVTADWYVKNTKDLILANPVLSTVGMPGNMLLQNIGKLRTQGVELTLQAAPFRKGKWRWQSDFNISYSKNNVLATNRNGDQVAEGVSIARPGEELGTYNLLRFHGVDPTSGRAIFLNKDGDQRMYNPATASWTDPLTGQAATAITGADKVPLSGKTPYPKWQGGFYNTVSYGQFDFTLGLQYALDFYVYNQTLATLMDNSSAYNKSTEILKAWSKAGDRAAYPATYWNDAQSWQESSLWLEKGNYVRVKEMTLGYNVPGNWLRRAKIDRVRLYIQAQNPFLFTNYKGIDPEANANGNVNIGMGIDSFRPYIAKTWMAGVHISL from the coding sequence ATGGACAGGACTTCTACACAATGGGTCAAAAGGTTTATTTCATGTACTATTCCGTTAAGTTTGCTGGCACCAGCCATGGTGCAGCAGGCAAAGGCGGTTGTGCCGGTACATATTGTGTTTTATGAAGACCTGGTAAAAGGAAAAGTAACCGACGAAAAGGGGCAGCCCCTGCCTGGCGTGACGGTAAAGCTGAAACAGAACAGCAAAGCCGTACAAACCGATGGCGAGGGCAACTTCAGTATTGCGGTGCAGCCTGGCGAACAGGTACTCATCTTTTCCTTTATTGGTTTTAAGACACAGGAAATTACCGTGACCAGCGGCCGCGAGGCAAACGTGACTTTAGAAACGGATGCGACACATCTCAGCGATGTGACGGTGTTTGGGTATTATGCAAAAGAAAAACGGGGTGTAACGCAGGCGGCGGCGAAGATGAACGCCTCCCAGTTACAGGTCCCGGTCAATAACTTCGACCTGCTGATGAGCGGCCGTATGGCTGGCGTGCAGGTGATCGCTGGCTCCGGCCTCGTGGGTGAAGCGCCGGCAGTAAGGGTGAGAGGCGCATCTTCCATCTCTGCCACTTCTTCCAGTTATCCGTTGGTGGTGATTGATGGGGTGCCTGTAAATGCAGGTAACACTTCTGCCCTTATCACTTATAACCCGCTGAATGGCCTCTCTGCTATTAATCCGGCAGACATCGAAAGTATACAAGTATTGAAAGATGCAGCTGCAGCGGCCCTGTACGGCTCGCGCGGTGCAGCAGGCGTTATATTGGTGACCACGAAAAGAGGCCGCCCTGGCGCAAGCAATATTACGTACCACGGCGATCTTGGACTGGTGCAACCCGGTAACCAGGTAGATGTGCTGAACGCAGCACAATATAACATGACGATCAACGGCATCCGTGCCAACGCAGGACTAACGCCACTGGCCGCCTATGGTAAAAACGACGACGGCAGCGACCGCGTAGTGGACACCGACTGGCAGGATGTGCTCTACCGCGACGGCGTCGTGCAGCAACACCAGCTTAGCTTTAGCGGCGGTGCGGAGAAATATGATTACTATGGCTCGGGGACTTACTACAATTACGACAGCTACCTGCGCAACAATAGCCTGCAACGCGCTACCGGACGGTTGAACGCATCTGCCCAGGTAAAAGAATGGCTGAGGGCCGGATTGAATATGCAGTTCGCGCGCAGCTACCAGTCAGGCATCAGCCGCGTGGGTGGTACGCATGTAAACGCTATTCCCCGCTCCTTCTTCACTTACTTTCCGAACGTTTGGTTGCACAATGCTGACGGCTCTTATTACCATGGCCGCGGCGGCAACGCGGCACCATTGGGTACGAGCATCTATCCCAATCCCCTGGCCACTTTGGAGCAGAACTTCGAATTCCAGGAGGTGCGTAAGTTTTTGGGTAACATGTACCTGGAAGCCAAGCCGGTCGATGGTCTTACGCTGCGCTCACAGTTTAATACAGACCTGACCAATAGCACCGAAAACCACTTCTGGCATCCTAAAACGCCGGATGGTACTGCCTTTAATGGTCTTAACAACAACGGCTTCGGCACGTACAATACCTGGTCGTGGTATACCACGGCGCAGTATGAGCGTTACTTCGGCGATCATCATGCATCGCTGCTCGCCGGTATGGAGTTCACCCGCCGCAAAGCCCGCGCCATCAGGCCTTTCGGCTACGGTATCAAGGACGGCACTTTTCAATACCTCTCGCAGGAGAATTACACCACCTTTGGTGCCGACGGCCGCTTTGATTATAATGACGGCCTGGCCTCGTACTTCGCTGCGCTTAACTACGACTTCCGGGACAAGTATTTCGTGACGGCCAATATGCGCCTCGACTACAACTCCGCCTTCATCGGTCGCAACCAGCGGGGCCTCTTCCCTGCCCTTTCTGCCGGATGGCGTTTAACGGAAGAAGGTTTCCTGGAGAACAATCGCGTACTGTCGGAACTCAAACTCCGCGGCAGTTATGGTGTTACAGGCAACTCTAATATCGGCTACTTCCCGGCTGCTGCCATGTATCAATATGCCAATTATGCTGATTCATCGGTGTTGACGATCAGCACCCCCGGGAACGCCGCACTTCGTTGGGAAAAAAGCCGTCAGCTTGACTTTGGAGCGGAAGCAAGCCTCTGGGATGGCGCGTTGAATGTGACTGCCGATTGGTATGTAAAGAACACCAAAGACCTGATACTGGCGAACCCGGTGTTGAGTACCGTAGGTATGCCAGGCAATATGTTGTTGCAAAACATTGGTAAGCTGCGCACACAGGGCGTGGAGCTCACCTTACAGGCAGCGCCGTTCCGCAAAGGCAAATGGCGTTGGCAGTCGGACTTCAACATTAGTTACTCGAAAAATAATGTACTCGCCACTAATCGTAACGGCGACCAGGTTGCCGAAGGCGTGAGCATTGCCCGTCCGGGTGAAGAGCTGGGAACATACAACCTGCTTCGTTTCCATGGCGTAGATCCGACCAGCGGTCGTGCGATCTTTCTAAACAAAGACGGCGACCAGCGGATGTATAATCCGGCTACCGCCAGCTGGACCGATCCGCTGACCGGACAGGCGGCGACGGCTATTACCGGTGCGGACAAAGTTCCCTTATCAGGTAAAACGCCTTATCCTAAATGGCAGGGCGGTTTCTATAATACCGTGAGTTACGGACAGTTTGATTTCACGCTTGGCCTGCAGTACGCGCTGGACTTCTATGTGTACAATCAAACACTGGCCACGCTGATGGACAATAGCTCGGCCTATAACAAGAGCACCGAAATCCTCAAGGCCTGGAGCAAAGCCGGCGATCGCGCGGCCTATCCGGCTACGTACTGGAACGATGCACAGTCCTGGCAGGAATCCAGTCTCTGGCTGGAAAAAGGAAATTATGTAAGGGTGAAAGAAATGACATTGGGATACAATGTGCCGGGCAACTGGCTGCGTCGTGCAAAGATCGATCGGGTGCGCTTGTATATCCAGGCACAGAACCCTTTCCTGTTTACGAATTATAAAGGCATAGATCCCGAAGCGAATGCCAACGGGAATGTAAATATTGGAATGGGCATAGACAGCTTCCGTCCGTACATCGCGAAAACCTGGATGGCGGGCGTGCATATCAGTTTATAA
- a CDS encoding RagB/SusD family nutrient uptake outer membrane protein: MKKTHGWLLALMFLATACHDNVTDINPENRINAGLVFSSPEKMNQAVLGCYNSLQAGDMLQARALVLADVMGEDVVNRSNNFGALARYDALSSNAMAARTWQAGYKAIADANRVIDGIRNNADKTIPVQAERWIAEAKFVRAVAHFYLVNLYAQSYGFTTDASHPGIPIMTQAFYSNDPAANKPRSPVKQVYDQIITDLKDALDTLPTNHATTYMDKTRATKAAAAAMLSRVYLYKYDYTNAKAMAWAVINKDYGDFILNVQPSMTYGANNYLTKESIFSIPSKAGDFEAGYTLTANYTTNVDLGISPDFLSSATNPWLAADDKRRTQLIGLHAGQQVMVSLKYRDVADWAPIIRYAEVLLNFAEAAAHLSTTADADAVVRLNEVRNRSRVSGQSYTNGSFATQALLLDAILAERRIELAFEGHRLFDLNRLKRSIQNKRDFDYNTFVTTQAYGADKRILPIPLAEMEKSGGVLEKNPGY, translated from the coding sequence ATGAAAAAGACACATGGCTGGCTGCTGGCCCTAATGTTCTTAGCGACCGCATGCCACGATAATGTAACAGATATAAATCCCGAGAACCGCATTAACGCGGGCCTCGTATTTTCTTCTCCCGAAAAGATGAACCAGGCCGTATTGGGCTGCTACAACTCCCTGCAGGCAGGCGATATGCTACAGGCAAGAGCATTGGTGCTGGCGGATGTGATGGGCGAAGATGTGGTGAACCGCAGTAATAACTTTGGTGCATTGGCGAGATACGATGCGCTGTCATCTAACGCGATGGCCGCCCGTACGTGGCAGGCAGGCTACAAAGCCATTGCAGATGCGAACCGGGTGATCGACGGCATCAGGAACAATGCGGATAAAACCATCCCGGTACAGGCCGAACGCTGGATCGCAGAAGCGAAGTTTGTACGGGCAGTGGCGCATTTCTATTTGGTGAACCTCTACGCACAGTCGTACGGTTTTACGACGGATGCCTCTCACCCCGGCATCCCGATCATGACGCAGGCTTTTTATTCGAATGATCCTGCTGCCAACAAACCACGCAGCCCGGTGAAACAGGTATATGACCAGATCATTACAGATTTAAAGGATGCGTTAGATACGTTGCCCACTAATCACGCCACCACGTACATGGATAAAACCCGCGCCACCAAAGCTGCTGCTGCGGCGATGCTGAGCCGTGTATATCTTTACAAGTATGACTACACGAACGCAAAGGCCATGGCCTGGGCGGTGATCAATAAAGATTACGGGGACTTTATACTGAACGTGCAGCCTTCCATGACGTATGGCGCGAATAACTATCTTACGAAAGAAAGTATATTTTCTATACCCAGCAAGGCGGGCGACTTTGAAGCAGGTTATACGCTCACGGCTAACTACACTACGAATGTAGACCTGGGTATTAGCCCCGACTTCCTGAGCAGCGCTACCAATCCGTGGCTGGCTGCAGACGATAAGCGCCGTACGCAACTTATCGGGCTTCATGCCGGTCAGCAGGTAATGGTATCGCTGAAGTACCGCGACGTGGCAGACTGGGCTCCCATTATTCGTTATGCAGAAGTGCTGCTGAACTTTGCAGAAGCAGCCGCCCATTTAAGCACTACGGCCGATGCGGATGCAGTGGTGCGACTCAACGAGGTGCGTAACCGTTCACGCGTGAGCGGACAGTCTTATACCAACGGCAGCTTCGCCACACAGGCGCTGTTGCTGGATGCGATACTGGCTGAGCGTCGTATAGAACTGGCTTTCGAAGGACATCGCCTGTTCGATCTCAATCGTTTGAAGAGGAGCATTCAGAACAAACGCGACTTCGATTACAATACGTTCGTGACTACGCAGGCCTATGGCGCCGATAAGCGCATCCTGCCTATTCCGCTGGCGGAGATGGAGAAGAGTGGCGGTGTGTTGGAAAAGAACCCCGGTTATTAA